AGAGAGGGGCAGTAGAAAAATGTCCTGTGTGTAAAGGAAGAGGGATGCAAGTTATAGTTCAGCAGATTGGACCTGGCATGGTGCAGCAAATCCAGACTGTGTGCCCAGAATGCAAAGGCCAAGGTGAAAGAATAAATCCAAAAGACAGATGTGACAACTGCAATGGCTGTAAGGTTgtaagagagaaaaagatcatAGAAGTTCATGTTGATAAAGGTAAGAACTGCGTATTTGTACTGGTTCCCAAATAATAGTCAATACTAGTCTATAGTTCTGCAGAGAATAAAtgggtttcttttcttcaggtATGAAAGATGGTCAGAAGATAGTATTTCATGGAGAAGGCGACCAGGAGCCTGATTTGGAGCCTGGTGATGTTATAATTGTCCTTGATCAAAAGGATCACAGTGTCTTTCAGAGACGAGGGCATGACTTAATCACAAAAATGAGAATTCAACTCTCAGAGGCCTTATGTGGTTTCAGAAAGACAATTGAAACTCTGGACAACAGAGTTCTTGTCATATCTACTAGGCCAGGTAGGTCGTTAAGACTACTAACACTATGTAAactgcttgtttgtttaattgTACCTGGACTGGACTTTTTGGGGAAGATTGTTCTacttgttttggggttttttttcctaaccaGATGAATGCAACAGGTTCATGAGGCAGTTGCTCAGTTTAGTTGGttctttgttgttgttactCTTTCTGAAACATTCAGTTATACCTAAAGCTGTCAAATACTTCATAAACCTCAGCTCCAGTTGGTGGATAGCTTAGAGGAAAGAATCTTAATTCTACTAAATTATCTGTTCATTCAGCCAAGAAAAGCTGATTTCTCTTATAGCAGAGGAAATAGTCTAAATGGCCTTAGTTGTGAAAAGCTTGGGTTTAGGTCTTGTGAATTGGTTACAGTCTCCTTGAGGTGCTGTGAGAACACAGTGTacagccctgcctgtgtggctgtGAAATGCTGTCCCATCACAGCAGCCCACTTACAGCTCTTGCCTCCATAGGTGAAGTGATAAAACATGGTGACCTAAAGTGTGTCTACAACGAAGGGATGCCTGTCTACAAATCTCCAATGGACAAAGGCAGCCTGATCATACAATTTTTGGTAAGCTGTATGCTTTTCTGTAGCCAATATACTCATCTTTGCACATGAATAAATACTAATTTtacaaaacatttaaaactgCAGGTCCAGTTTCCAGAGCACTACTGGCTCCCAAGGGAGAAACTGCCTCTGCTGGAGGCTCTGCTTCCTTCACGAGAAGATGTTATGGTTACAGATGAGATGGATCAGGTAGACCTTGAAGATTTTGATCCCAATGAGCAAACCTACCGTAACAGTGCAGGAGAAGCATATGAAGAAGATGAGGAGGGTCCAAGAACAGGCGTACAATGTCAGGCATCTTAAAGCAAGGTGGAGCAGATGTCATCTAAGATGTAAATTTTCACAATGAAAACTGCATGGCTGTAATAGCCACTGCTTGTGAGTTTTGTGTTCAGCAAATTGAGTTGCTGCGCTGTCAGTATCACCTTTTTGTAACTAATTTATATTGCGTTCTCGTAGTCTTTCTATATAAAGCAAATGTCATACAGCTGAGAACCAACTGAGTTGGTATGCATTTTCCTTGCTGTGAAGGTTCTCAATTTATTCACCTGTGCTATTTCTATAAGACTGGCAATATTGATAGAGGCTAAGTGGAGTGTCTTATGTAAATACTTTCATACTGGAAGATTAATTTCATAGAATAAAACATAGCAGAATAACTTCTAATAAATAGTACTTCACCTTTTCTTGTGCTTCTCTTGTACTTGCCAAGCCATTCTGGACCCCCCTTTATTTAAACAAGTTCTTCTAAACTCAGACTCCTGTCATCTAGTCTAGATTATTTGTGTTAGCTGCACCACTCACACCTGCCTCATTTTGTATTTTGGAACCATTTTGTGCATGCCCTCCTCTCTGCCTCGTAGCCCCCTCTTCCTGTGTTTTGTGGGTTTACAGTAGCATTCCTTCACCTGCTTATGTGTGTGTGACCTAAGGTTACAAGCTGTCCTCTAATGTGTTACATACAAGCAAATACTTGCAAATAAAAGTTTGACCTTTCAGAAGCTCAAGCTTTGTATTTCAGCCTTCCCTAGAAAGGGTTTTTACTTCCTCCTAGGCATTGTATACTTGTGCCTTAACTAAAATGAATAAACCAAAACCACCTGCACTGGGTATACTGCTGCTCTTTTGTAAGGTATGTGATACCACAGAACAGCAATCCTATTAAagcttttttccattttaccTATTTGCTGGCAGTGTTTGTATTAAGTCAGGGTTAGAAACAAGTGGTCCCCTTTAGTGAAATTAAACCATGATGAATGATCTATATCCACGTACCACACAATTGCTGAAACAGGTGTTCAGCTTAAGTGATCCTCTTGCACTCACTAGTCTAGCATCAGGACTAGCTCAGCTGTCCTTTCCCATGTCTGTAATACAGCCTCGGTCATTTCCTTCTGCTAAAATAGCTGCTGTAACACTTAGCCCATGCTTTCCAGCTCTGGTCTATTTATGTTTAAAGGCAGGAGTGATTAACTGAGCAGTTACTTCACCCATGACTATCTATttccaaaaatacttttttcccaAGAATTAGACACAAGGACTTGGAGCtgtagcttttattttaaaaaagtaagTTTTTTCTCTCATGCTAAGCAAAATCAAAATTGGATCTGGTTTTGCAGATCAGTATGAACACTTTTATCATACCAAAAAAATTACATAGGACAGTAGCAGTCCCTTGAAACTGCTACAAGACATTTACTGAAGTATCTAAGTCAAGACATTTAAACTGGACAGTCATAAATATGAATTTCTTGGTCATCACCAACAGACACAATTTTGGACCCACTTCCATTGTATTTCACTCCCCAAACCTGTAAATAAGACATATGCAAGTTTATCCAGAGaggacaaagaaaaaagaatcttTGTGGCAGTAATATTTATTACAGGCAGTAGAGGAAAGATTATTGAAAAGTCACCTGATTAGAACTGGTGTAGTTCTGGCTTCTGCTTCACCAGCAACTAAGGCTGCCGAAGCAGTGCCCTCTAGGAGCCTGAtgagctcctgcagccactCCCACTGACTGTTACTTGCACTAGCCAGAGTCAGGCTGAAAAGTGCTTGCCCCAGTTTGCATAAATAACCCAAGCATTTTCACTCTTGCCCATCTTGCAGCCCTTTCTGAAAATAGTATTTTATAGTGCAGGAAAGGAAGAGAGGAA
This DNA window, taken from Passer domesticus isolate bPasDom1 chromosome 14, bPasDom1.hap1, whole genome shotgun sequence, encodes the following:
- the DNAJA4 gene encoding dnaJ homolog subfamily A member 4 isoform X1; the protein is MVKETEYYDILQVKPNASSEEIKRAYRKLALKYHPDKNPSEGERFKLISQAYEVLSDPKKRDLYDQGGEQAIKEGGLSGGSFSSPMDIFDMFFGGGGRMNRERRGKNVVHQLGVSLEDLYNGITRKLALQKNVICAKCEGYGGKRGAVEKCPVCKGRGMQVIVQQIGPGMVQQIQTVCPECKGQGERINPKDRCDNCNGCKVVREKKIIEVHVDKGMKDGQKIVFHGEGDQEPDLEPGDVIIVLDQKDHSVFQRRGHDLITKMRIQLSEALCGFRKTIETLDNRVLVISTRPGEVIKHGDLKCVYNEGMPVYKSPMDKGSLIIQFLVQFPEHYWLPREKLPLLEALLPSREDVMVTDEMDQVDLEDFDPNEQTYRNSAGEAYEEDEEGPRTGVQCQAS
- the DNAJA4 gene encoding dnaJ homolog subfamily A member 4 isoform X2; translated protein: MVLPHRIMLMQMSKFKLISQAYEVLSDPKKRDLYDQGGEQAIKEGGLSGGSFSSPMDIFDMFFGGGGRMNRERRGKNVVHQLGVSLEDLYNGITRKLALQKNVICAKCEGYGGKRGAVEKCPVCKGRGMQVIVQQIGPGMVQQIQTVCPECKGQGERINPKDRCDNCNGCKVVREKKIIEVHVDKGMKDGQKIVFHGEGDQEPDLEPGDVIIVLDQKDHSVFQRRGHDLITKMRIQLSEALCGFRKTIETLDNRVLVISTRPGEVIKHGDLKCVYNEGMPVYKSPMDKGSLIIQFLVQFPEHYWLPREKLPLLEALLPSREDVMVTDEMDQVDLEDFDPNEQTYRNSAGEAYEEDEEGPRTGVQCQAS